In Buchnera aphidicola (Floraphis choui), the genomic stretch GAATAAGAGGTGATTTAGTATGATCAATGGGATTTCCAAAAACTGAAAACTTACTTAAATGATTTCTAAGCACAGCGTATTAACTCTCCACTTATAAGATTTATGATCTTGGACGGGTATTTATTATTACCTAATTTTCCATGAAAAATAGGAAAGTTTTTACCAAACTGGTTTACAATCTCTTCATACGTTTTACATGGCTTTAGACCAGAAAGATTAGCACTAGTAGATACTATAGCTGTTCCAAATGCATTACATAATTGTTGAATAGAAATATGAGAACTAATACGGACTGCCAAAAAATTAGATTTTCCAGTTAACCAGTATGGAACTGAAGATCTAGCTGGAACTAAAAAAGTAATAGGGCCAGGCCAATTTTTAAACATAACTTTCTTATGTTGAAAAGATAATTTATGCTCAGAAATATATGATTTAATTTGACTATAATGAGATGCTACTAATATTAATCCTTTACTCCATTTTCTTTTTTTTAATTTAAGTAACGTTGTTACTGCACATTTGTTATTTGGATTGCATCCTAATCCAAAAACTGACTCTGTCGGATAAGCAATAATACCATTATTATTTAATTTATTAATACATTCATACAATGATATTTTATTTATCATTATTTTATTTCCGTAATCAAAATTTATTACTAACACATTTAAAAATATAAGATAAATAATATTTAAATTGTTTTTATACTATCATTAAAAAATATAATTTTAAAAAATTTTGTTCATTTTATAAAAATACTTAGAAATAAAAAATATTATCTTTGGTTTTTAATTAAAA encodes the following:
- a CDS encoding Sua5/YciO/YrdC/YwlC family protein; the protein is MINKISLYECINKLNNNGIIAYPTESVFGLGCNPNNKCAVTTLLKLKKRKWSKGLILVASHYSQIKSYISEHKLSFQHKKVMFKNWPGPITFLVPARSSVPYWLTGKSNFLAVRISSHISIQQLCNAFGTAIVSTSANLSGLKPCKTYEEIVNQFGKNFPIFHGKLGNNKYPSKIINLISGELIRCA